The following coding sequences are from one Microtus pennsylvanicus isolate mMicPen1 chromosome 1, mMicPen1.hap1, whole genome shotgun sequence window:
- the Marcks gene encoding myristoylated alanine-rich C-kinase substrate: MGAQFSKTAAKGEAAAERPGEAAVASSPSKANGQENGHVKVNGDASPAAAEPGAKEELQANGSAPAADKEEPAGGGAASPSAADKDEAAAAAPEPGAGAAEKEAAEPEPAEPGSPAAEAEAASASSTSSPKAEDGAAPSPSSETPKKKKKRFSFKKSFKLSGFSFKKNKKEAGEGAEAEGATADGAKDEATAAAATSEAGAAPGEQAGGAGAEGAAGGDAREAEAAEAEQPEQPEQPATQEPPAEEPSEAAGEKAEEPAPSAAAATTGGDAPSAAGPEQEAPVEEAAASAAPTASPEPQPECSPEASAAPAAAE, from the exons ATGGGTGCCCAGTTCTCCAAGACCGCAGCAAAGGGAGAAGCCGCCGCGGAGAGGCCCGGGGAGGCGGCTGTGGCCTCGTCGCCTTCCAAAGCAAATGGACAG GAGAATGGCCACGTCAAAGTGAACGGGGACGCGTCGCCCGCGGCCGCCGAGCCCGGCGCCAAGGAGGAACTCCAGGCCAACGGCAGCGCCCCGGCCGCCGACAAGGAGGAGCCTGCGGGCGGTGGCGCCGCGTCCCCCTCGGCGGCTGACAAAGATGAGGCGGCCGCGGCGGCCCCCGAGCCGGGTGCAGGCGCCGCCGAGAAGGAGGCCGCTGAGCCCGAGCCCGCCGAGCCCGGGTCCCCCGCCGCCGAGGCCGAGGCCGCCTCCGCCTCCTCCACGTCGTCGCCCAAGGCGGAGGACGGGGCCGCGCCGTCGCCCAGCAGCGAGaccccgaaaaaaaaaaagaagcgcTTTTCCTTCAAGAAATCCTTCAAGCTGAGCGGCTTCTCCttcaagaagaacaagaaggaggCGGGCGAGGGCGCTGAAGCCGAGGGCGCCACCGCCGACGGCGCCAAGGACGAGGCGACAGCAGCTGCGGCGACCAGCGAGGCGGGCGCGGCCCCGGGGGAGCAGGCGGGCGGGGCGGGCGCCGAGGGCGCGGCGGGCGGAGACGCGCGGGAGGCCGAGGCGGCGGAGGCCGAGCAGCCTGAGCAGCCCGAGCAGCCCGCGACACAGGAGCCGCCGGCCGAGGAGCCATCGGAGGCTGCGGGGGAGAAGGCCGAGGAGCCCGCGCCcagcgccgccgccgccaccaccggGGGCGATGCGCCCTCTGCCGCCGGGCCCGAGCAGGAGGCGCCCGTCGAGGAAGCCGCGGCCTCCGCGGCCCCCACCGCGTCGCCGGAGCCGCAGCCCGAGTGCAGTCCGGAGGCGTCCGCTGCGCCCGCCGCGGCCGAGTAA